From one Neovison vison isolate M4711 chromosome 1, ASM_NN_V1, whole genome shotgun sequence genomic stretch:
- the MCUR1 gene encoding mitochondrial calcium uniporter regulator 1: MDCGFVAGGRPKRPAGSRRVVLFLPSGRCGSPGGRGVPARHCLSALSVGLGALKPRAPAAPRGASRASPLLLLLLVPSPRLATVAPRRPLADRERSRPGPSVPAAGRGGAGRCLPSLAPGVAWAAGALHLCRGRVAALTSSRRELSLSAGSLQLEHRRDLEHKRRDFPSCGNKKLYFDTHALVCLLEENGFTTQQAEITVSALVKITDANMDIVYKDMVTKMQQEITVQQIMSQIANVKKDMIILEKSEFSALRAENEKINVELHRLKQQIMDEVVKVRTDTKLDFNLEKSRVKELYSLNERKLLEMRTEMVALHAQQDRAVTQTDRKIDTEVAGLKTMLESHKLDNIKYLAGSVFTCLTVALGFYRLWI; the protein is encoded by the exons ATGGACTGCGGCTTCGTCGCGGGCGGGAGACCGAAGCGCCCGGCAGGCAGCCGGCGGGTTGTGCTCTTCCTGCCTTCAGGCCGCTGCGGAAGCCCGGGCGGCCGCGGCGTCCCGGCGCGCCACTGCCTGTCCGCGCTGTCCGTGGGTCTGGGGGCGCTGAAGCCTCGCGCCCCGGCGGCCCCCCGCGGCGCGTCACGTGCCTCCccgctgctcctcctcctgctggtgcCCTCCCCGCGCCTGGCCACGGTAGCCCCGCGCCGGCCCCTCGCGGACCGGGAGCGCTCGCGCCCAGGGCCCTCTGTCCCCGCGGCTGGCCGCGGCGGCGCGGGAAGGTGCCTGCCGAGCCTCGCCCCGGGCGTCGCCTGGGCCGCCGGCGCCCTCCACCTGTGCCGCGGCCGAGTGGCCGCCCTCACTTCGTCCAGGAGAG AGTTAAGCCTGTCGGCTGGGAGCCTGCAGTTGGAGCACAGGAGAGATCTGGAGCACAAAAGGCGAGATTTCCCCTCCTGCGGGAACAAGAAGCTCTACTTCGACACCCACGCCTTAGTGTGTTTACTGGAAGAAAATG GCTTCACCACCCAGCAAGCAGAAATCACTGTCTCTGCATTGGTCAAGATCACCGACGCCAACATGGATATTGTCTACAAGGATATGGTCACCAAGATGCAGCAG GAGATCACTGTTCAGCAAATAATGTCTCAGATTGCCAATGTGAAAAAAGATATGATTATTTTGGAGAAGAGCGAATTTTCGGCCCTCAGAGCAGAAAATGAG aaGATAAACGTGGAGCTACATCgattaaaacaacaaataatg GATGAAGTGGTCAAAGTCCGAACAGATACCAAGTTAGACTTCAATCTAGAAAAGAGCAGAGTGAAGGAATTG TACTCGTTGAACGAAAGGAAGCTGCTGGAAATGAGGACAGAAATGGTGGCATTG CATGCCCAGCAAGATCGGGCCGTCACCCAGACAGACAGGAAGATAGACACTGAGGTCGCTGGCCTCAAAACCATGCTGGAGTCACACAAGCTTGATAACATTAAATATTTAGCAG gatCCGTATTTACGTGCCTAACAGTAGCTCTGGGATTTTATCGCCTGTGGATATAA